A stretch of the Bdellovibrio sp. 22V genome encodes the following:
- the rodA gene encoding rod shape-determining protein RodA produces the protein MFTSLHVEERTLFKKLDINLMIVILALNVIGLINLYSATHGPTSTDVASLFISQIMWLIVGWTVFLVMTLLDYSIVSRIAIVIYVLNLGAIIYVTFFGKVALGAQRWIDLGFFRYQPSETMKLALIMLMAKILATRNSLGAGMGFKEMFVPLIVLGIPFVFVVEQPDLGTAMMLAAIGGSMLIFAKVKRIIMVSAIVLGIIALPIAWKFVLHDYQKNRVLTFLSPTSDPRGTGYNSIQSKIAVGSGRFFGKGFMKGTQSQLEFLPERHTDFIYSVLSEEHGFVGSIAVMGLFAFLFITGVRIASNARDKFGALLTVGVLCYVFWHMFVNIGMVIGLLPIVGVPLPLLSYGGSSMLTTMAGLGIVSSVAYRRYLF, from the coding sequence GTGTTTACATCTTTGCATGTCGAGGAAAGAACTCTTTTCAAAAAATTAGATATCAATTTAATGATCGTGATTTTGGCCCTGAACGTGATTGGCTTGATCAATCTCTACAGTGCCACCCACGGCCCAACGTCCACGGACGTCGCGTCCTTGTTTATCTCCCAAATCATGTGGTTGATTGTCGGCTGGACCGTGTTCCTGGTGATGACGCTGCTTGATTATTCGATCGTGAGCAGGATCGCTATCGTTATCTATGTTCTGAATCTGGGCGCGATTATTTACGTGACCTTCTTCGGTAAAGTCGCTCTGGGTGCTCAACGTTGGATTGACCTGGGTTTTTTCCGTTACCAGCCTTCGGAAACAATGAAACTTGCACTGATCATGCTGATGGCGAAAATCCTTGCGACCCGCAATTCGTTGGGCGCGGGCATGGGCTTTAAAGAGATGTTCGTTCCATTGATTGTTTTGGGAATTCCCTTTGTGTTCGTCGTTGAACAGCCCGACTTGGGAACCGCGATGATGTTAGCTGCTATCGGTGGCTCGATGCTGATCTTCGCCAAGGTGAAACGCATTATCATGGTTTCTGCGATTGTTTTGGGGATTATTGCCTTGCCGATCGCGTGGAAGTTCGTTCTGCATGACTACCAAAAGAACCGCGTCCTCACATTCTTGTCACCGACAAGCGATCCGCGCGGAACGGGATATAACAGCATTCAATCTAAAATCGCCGTAGGCTCGGGCCGCTTCTTTGGAAAAGGTTTTATGAAAGGAACTCAATCCCAACTTGAATTCCTGCCGGAGCGTCACACGGACTTTATTTATTCCGTGCTCAGCGAAGAACACGGCTTCGTCGGCTCTATCGCCGTGATGGGACTTTTCGCATTCCTTTTCATCACAGGGGTGCGCATCGCTTCCAATGCTCGCGATAAATTCGGGGCGCTGCTCACCGTCGGCGTTCTCTGTTACGTCTTCTGGCATATGTTCGTAAATATCGGAATGGTTATCGGACTCCTCCCCATCGTGGGTGTCCCGCTGCCTCTACTCAGTTACGGAGGCTCATCCATGCTGACCACCATGGCGGGCTTGGGAATCGTCTCCAGCGTCGCCTACCGCAGATATCTCTTCTAA